One part of the Rutidosis leptorrhynchoides isolate AG116_Rl617_1_P2 chromosome 1, CSIRO_AGI_Rlap_v1, whole genome shotgun sequence genome encodes these proteins:
- the LOC139885186 gene encoding uncharacterized protein, giving the protein MVQPKTDTLEMYYPMAPIAIIRSCFSTRNGTPRQPLVVPLARARLMFDTARVPPASLEGLEAYSHCWIIYVFHLNTDLDKLWKHPSRSKLKAKVRVPRLKGEKMGLFATRSPHRPCPIGLTVAKVESVEGNIVLLSGVDLVDGTPVLDVKPYLPYCDSIEEAVVPHWVKMDDLLAVASVDFSDNFLTTLTNCWSAMDKRKSLYTSPEEFQKLIKQVLKWDIRSVSQRTQNEESADETNDEHVSGDVCRDVIYHLNLEGLDVTYRITSNSNVLVEAVTISSNINIPPN; this is encoded by the exons ATGGTGCAGCCTAAAACTGACACGTTGGAAATGTATTATCCTATGGCGCCTATTGCCATCATCCGGTCTTGTTTTTCTACGAG GAATGGGACACCAAGGCAACCTTTGGTTGTGCCACTTGCAAGGGCACGTTTGATGTTTGATACAGCTCGGGTCCCACCAGCTTCACTAGAGGGTCTTGAAGCGTATTCACATTGCTGGATCATTTATGTTTTTCATCTCAATACAGATCTTGACAAGTTGTGGAAACATCCATCTAGGTCCAAATTGAAGGCTAAG GTAAGAGTACCAAGACTTAAAGGTGAAAAGATGGGTCTCTTTGCTACAAGATCACCACATCGCCCCTGCCCAATTGGTCTTACAGTTGCTAAA GTGGAGTCAGTTGAAGGAAACATTGTCCTACTTTCTGGTGTTGATTTGGTCGATGGCACT CCTGTTTTGGATGTCAAGCCTTATCTGCCTTACTGTGACAGCATCGAAGAAGCTGTTGTACCCCATTGGGTTAAG ATGGACGATTTGTTGGCTGTGGCTTCGGTTGATTTCTCTGACAATTTTTTAACAACCTTAACTAATTGTTGGTCAGCGATG GATAAAAGGAAGTCGCTATATACGTCCCCAGAAGAATTTCAAAAGTTGATCAAACAGGTGCTTAAATGGGACATACGATCAGTATCACAAAGAACTCAAAACGAGGAATCAGCTGATGAGACCAACGATGAACATGTTTCTGGTGACGTATGTCGTGATGTTATATATCACCTGAATTTAGAAGGCTTGGATGTTACATACAGAATTACATCCAACAGTAATGTACTTGTTGAAGCTGTTACTATTTCTTCTAACATAAATATCCCTCCAAATTAG